TCCgcaattgttttttgttttctctttgtgGGTACTCATGCATTTTGATGTTTGGACTTGAGTAACTTCGGGCTTCCTCTTATTTCTTAGCCTACGAGCCTTGttttacattatttaattttattaaagtttttacacttatttattttatttgacataataaaattaaaaaatatataattttaaaataaaaaatgatttgaaataaattttaaaaataatattttctgcTCACCGGGTAAAAAAATCGTTGTTTCCTGatctattatattaaattagtcTTTTAAATTATGAACGTccattaatttagtttttgaaatttttaaggataaaattttaatttttaaaatgatcaaaTAATGATTATTGGAGGAGTTCTTAAAATTACAATGACCACTGTTTAGAATTAGAAGTTTAAAATAGGCGTGGAAatgaaagaaggagaaaagggtGTTATGTTATCCGAAGCAGGGTGGATTGAAAAGCACGAACAGGAGCGATGGCCGCGGCAACGTTGTACTTGGCAAAACCGCCTTCGTCTTTTACTCCCAAAATTCCGTTTCCAAGAGTGAGGGACAGTGGAATTGGAACTGTAAAGTGTCAAGTTAAAACCAAAGTGAAAGCGGGTATCCTGGGACTGGGTCTGGGTCTGTTCCACTTCCTTAACTTCGTCGAACCCGGTTCATGTCTCCAACTGCAATTCCACGAACCCCCCAATGCCCTCTCTTTGCCCACATGGGCCATTCACGTGTCCAGTGTCGCTGAATGGATTATAGCTATGGCTTTGGTGTGGCAATACGGAGAAAAATCTGGATACCCAGCTTGGAAGGGCCTTTCTTGGGGAATGGTCAGTCACTCACTTCGCTTTCTTCACTCCATTTTTCATTCCTCCATCTCTTATTTTCTTGATTGTTCTGTTCTAGGTACCTCTACTTGGTGGAGCTTTTTGTGCGTGCACATGGCATTTCTTTTATAACTCTGAGTCCCTCGAGGTAAGACGGCTTTCCATCCTTCATATTATTGTTACTTTGAACAATCTTAATTAACATGTTTGGATGGTTTAAAATAGTATGAAATATCcaaataatgaaatgataatTTTGC
The nucleotide sequence above comes from Glycine soja cultivar W05 chromosome 11, ASM419377v2, whole genome shotgun sequence. Encoded proteins:
- the LOC114374379 gene encoding uncharacterized protein LOC114374379, producing the protein MAAATLYLAKPPSSFTPKIPFPRVRDSGIGTVKCQVKTKVKAGILGLGLGLFHFLNFVEPGSCLQLQFHEPPNALSLPTWAIHVSSVAEWIIAMALVWQYGEKSGYPAWKGLSWGMVPLLGGAFCACTWHFFYNSESLEVLVALQAALTVIGNATMCIAAYRIYKSSQGS